From the Phragmitibacter flavus genome, the window CCCAAACAGCACACAACACCCCCACAAGAGTCCACCCCCCACTCCGCAGCCCTCACCGCCGACTCCCCACCCCCCACCGCCCACCGCCCCCCCTGCACCCCCCACCACCATCCCCCCACTGCCAACAGCCCCCAGCCCACTGCCCACTGCCCACTGCCCACTGCCCACTGCCCACTGCCCACTGCCCACTGCCCACTGCCCACTGCCCACTGCAGACCTCAACCGAACCCAACATCACCCCACTAACTCAATCATCCCATCGCGACAATTATTCTAATCTCCACGACCAAATAACAATTATTCAAAAAACATCTTTGGCTGGCATTGCGGATGCTTTGCAAGTCTTTGCGATCTGGCAGGTCGCAAGACAACAACAACAACCAAGAAAGGAACACTGCATGAAATCATTGATTAATAAGTGGAACAACAAACTCGTCAAAACGAGCTGCGTCCTCGCGGCCGCCGCTCTGCTCTCCCCGGCAGCATTTGCTGGCACCATGACCAGCAAAACCGTTGAGCCAGTGGCTCCCGTTGAAGAAGATCCCTTCGTCACCGGAACCCTCTCGTTCATCGCCGACACTCACTTCATCTCCTACGGCTTTGACGTCTGGGGTGGTGGTAACGATTTTGACGACGTGCTTTTCCACCCATCATTGGAACTCGTTTTCAATCTTGGTGGTGGCCTCTCCGCCATCATCGGAACCTGGTGGGATGTGAATGACAAGGCTGAGTCCAGCATTGGCAGCAACGTCCAGGAAATCGACGTGTGGGCAGGTCTGTCCTACGCAACCGGCCCGGTCACCTTCACCCTCCTTTATCAGGAGTGGATCTATGCTGGTGACGCCGAGCGCATCGTCGACTTCAAAGTCGCCTTCGATCACTTCCTTGCCCCAAGCATCTTGGTGCACGGTCGCGTTGACAACGGCCTCGGCCTTGACAACGGCGTCGTCGGTGTCCTCGGCATCGCTCCTAGCATCGAAGCCGGTCCTGTGACCATCTCGTTCCCAATCACCGCAGCAGCCGCTACGGAAGACTTCCACGGTGGAGACGCCGGCTTCGCTTACGCCTCCGCAGGTGTTGCCGCCAGCATCCCCCTCGTTGAGCACGTCAACCTCTCCCTCGGAGTTACCGGCTACTACACCAATGACAGCGTGATCCCAACCAACCCTGATGACGCGTTCATCACCGGTTTCGCGGGCATCGTCGTCACCTTCTAATTCTTCCCGGTTCCGACCGGTTCTTTAGGGAGGGTGAGGCCAATCCTTGCCCTCCCTTTTCTCCGCCAAAATAACGTCAAATAACTATATCCCCAACATCCATGAATAGACGATTTTTCAACTCCCTGCTTGCAGCTTCACTCGCCACGGGTGCCCTTGCCACCACCAATGTCTCCGCTCAGGAAACCGTCAAAGTCGGTGTGCTTCACTCCTTGAGTGGCACCATGGCCATCAGCGAGACGTCCCTGCGCGACATCCTCATGTTTGCTTTTGACGAAATCAACGCCGCTGGTGGCGTCCTCGGCAAAAAAATTGAGCCTGTTGTCGTCGACGGAGCTTCCGACTGGCCGCTCTTCGCCGAAAAAGCCAAAGAACTCCTCGAAGTCGAAAAAGTCGCCGTCACCTTCGGTTGCTGGACTTCCGTGAGCCGAAAATCCGTTCTTCCCGTTTATGAGACCAACAACGGCCTTCTTTTCTACCCCGTGCAATACGAAGGTGAAGAAGAAAGCAAAAACGTTGCCTACACCGCCGAGGCCGTCAACCAGCAGGCCACCCCTGCCGTCGACTACCTCCTCGAGCAAGGTTACAAAAAATTCTATCTCATCGGCACCGACTACGTCTACCCACAAACCACCAACCTCGTCCTTCTTGAGTATCTCCTCAGCAAAGGCGTGCCGATCGAAAACATCGGCGGCGGTTTCACCAAAGACGCCAGCGGCAAAATCATTTCCGCAGGGAAATACACCGGATTCGGCCACACCGACTACCAGCAAATCATTGCTGAAATCAAGCAGTTTGCCGCCGGTGGAGAAGCCGCCGTCATCAGCACCCTCAACGGCGACACCAACGTTCCTTTCTTCAAGGAATACGCCGCCGCCGGTCTGACCGCTGAAACCGCTCCTGTGGTTTCCTTCTCGATCTCCGAAGACGAATTCCGCGGCCTCCCTGCCAAGGACCTCGCCGGTCAGCTCGGTTGCTGGACCTACTTCATGTCCATCGACACCCCTGCCAACAAAAAGTTCGTTGCCGACTTCCAAGCCTGGCTCGCCAAGTCCACCGTTCCTGGCATTGTTAAAGAAGGTCGCGTGACCTGCTCCCCAATGGTGCTCAGCTATGTCGGTGTTTACCTTTGGAAAGCCGCCGTCGAAAAAGCCGGCAGCTTTGAAGTCGACAAAGTTCGTGAAGCTTGGAAAAGCGGCATCAGCTTTGAAGGCCCTGGCGGCAAAGTCACCACCCAGCCTAACATGCACTTGACCAAAAACGTCTTCATCGGCGAAACCACCACCGAAGGTCAGTTCGACATCCTCAAAGAATTCAAAGACGTGTTCGGCGAGCCATGGCTCAAAGGCAAATTCAAGTGATCTAACCTCCCGTTAGTTTACTTCAACCATCGTCTACCTCAAGGCGGGCTCCCCAAAGGAGCCCGCCTTTTTCATTTTTCAAAAGAGTAGCGATTTTTGCACTCGATCAACATCACTTCGCAACACGAGTTCTTTGCCATTGCACGAAATCACCGAACATGCGCAATATATCCTTGCGTATCACCGTTCCGTGCATGCGCCAGATGGCACTAACTGAAACTTCCATGCCCTTCTCGCCCGCCCTATTTCGCGCGACTGGCCTCCCTGCCAGCGTTCTCCTGCTGTGGCTGTTACTCAGCACCACCCTCCGCGCCGAAAATCGAGTTGACTTCACCCGCGACATCCAACCCATTTTCAATCAACACTGTGTCAAATGCCACGGCCCCGATGAACAAAACGGCGCCTTGCGCTACGACAGCAAGGTCGCCGCCTTCTCCCAAGCCGACTCCGGCCACCACGCCATCGTTCCCGGCGATCCGACAAAAAGCCAGCTTCTCGCCCGCATTTCCTCCACCCATCCCAAGGACCAGATGCCCCCAAAAGGTGACCGCCTTAGCCAGACCGAAATCAACCTCCTTACCCGATGGATCCAATCTGGTGCCTCCTGGCCCGAAAGCGCCGATGCCATTACCGCCAACGCTGATTCAGAACCCGGCAAAAACCACTGGTCCTTTCAACCCCTTATCCCCACTCCTCCCCCTGCCGTCAAAGACCCCTCCTGGCCCCGCTCTCCGCTAGACCAATTCATCCAGGCCAAACGCGAATCCGTCAACCTCACTCCCGTTTCCGACGCCGCACCCGCCGCCCTCATCCGCCGCGCCACCTACGACCTCACCGGTCTCCCACCCACCGTCGATGAAGTCACCGCCTTCGTCAAGGCCTGCGACCCCCTCGCCAACCCCCAAACCGCCTACGCCGCCCTCATCGACCGCCTCCTCAACCGACCCACCTACGGCGAACGCTGGGGCCGCCACTGGATGGATTGGATCCGTTACGCCGACACGGCAGGCGACAACTCCGACTTCCCCATCCCCCAGGCCTACCTCTATCGCAACTACCTCATCGACGCCTTCAACCAGGACCTCCCCTACGCCCAGTTTATCACCGAACAACTCGCCGGCGACCTCCTCCCTGCCGCCAACCAGGAGGAACGCAACCGCCTCACCATCGCCACCGGCTACCTCGCCATGGCGCGCCGCTTCGGCTCCCTCGTCGAAGGTTACCCCCAACACCTCACCATCGAAGACACCCTCGACAACCTCGGCCGCACCATGCTCGGCCTCACGATCAGTTGCGCCCGCTGTCACGACCACAAATTCGACCCCATCAGCGCCCGCGACTACTACGGTCTCTACGGCATCTTCGCCAGCACCCGCTACCCCTTCCCCGGCATCGAACTCTTCCAAACCCAGCGCGATCTTATCCCCCTCATCCCCGCTTCCGACGTCGACAAAACCCTCGCGCCCCACCAGAAAAAAACCGATCAACTCACCCGCGCCCTCGAAGACTTGCTCGCCAAATCCGAACAAAGAGCCATCGCCAACGCCGCCCTCGAAACCCAAACCACCATCGACCAACAACGCAAAGCCCAACGCGAGCTCCAGTCCCTCTACCTCCAAACCCGCAAAGCAGGTGAAAACCTCGCCGCCCATCTCAAACAACTCCCCCCCATCCCCGCTGCTTACGCCGTCCGCGAAGCCAAACCCGTCAACGCCCGCATCCAAATCAAAGGCGAACCCGAACGCCCCGGCGCCGAAGTCCCACGCAAATTTCCCGACATTCTCGGCGGCCAGCAACTCCCGCCCGCCCTCGCCAATACTACCAGTGGTCGGCTCCAGCTCGCCCAATGGATCACCCATCCCGACAACCCCCTCACCGCCCGCGTCATCGTCAACCGGATCTGGCAACGCCACTTCGGCACCGGCCTCGTCCCCACCCCCAGCGACTTCGGCCTGCGCGGCACCCCGCCCACCCATCCTGAACTGCTCGACTGGCTCGCTCAAGAATTCCTCAACAACGGCGGCTCCATCAAACACCTCCACCGCCTCATCATGACTTCCCGCACTTACCAGCTTTCCAGCCACGACCAGGATCACGAATCCAACCTCACCCGCGACCCCACCAACCAGCTCCTCTGGAAATTCAACCGCCAGCGTCTCGACGCCGAATCCATCCGCGACACCCTCCTGCTTGTCAGTGGTCAGCTCGACCCCACCCCACAAACCAAACCCTACCCAATCCCTCCAAGCAAAAACTGGAAATACACCCAGCATCACCCCTTCAAAGACGACTACCCCAGCAACAAACGCAGCCTTTACCAACTCACCAAACGCCTCACCGCCCAGCCCTACACCCAAACCTTCGACGGACCCGATCCCAACGTCTGCACCACCACCCGCGACCAGTCCGTCACCTCCCTCCAGGCCCTCTTCTTCGTCAATAACGACTTCCTCCACCAACAAGCCACCCACCTCGCCAGCAACCTCACTTCTCTAAAACTCAGCGACTCCCAACGCCTCCACCACACCTATCTCACCCTCCTCGCCCGCCCTCCCACCAACGACGAAACCCAACTCCTCCTTTCGCACCTCGAAACCCTCCTCCACAAAACCGATCACGATCCCACCGCCGCCTGGTCCAGCCTCATCCGCTCCCTCCTCCGCACCAACGAGTTCATCTACATCGATTAACCGATCAAGCCGCCCATGCACTCCCACACCCGCCGCCAGGTCCTCCGCTCCATGTTCAGCAGCTCGCTGCTCATGCCCGGCCTGCTCTCCGAACTTCTCGCAAGCGACAATCCCAACCCGATCGCCCCGCGCGGCTCCCACCAAAAAGCCAAGGCGAAACGCCTCATCATGATCTACGCCACTGGCGGCGTCTCCCACATCGATACCTTCGATCCCAAACCCCTCACTTCCAAACGCGACGGCAGCGGCTCCGACAAACTCATGGGCAACCTCTTCGGCGCCCAACCCAATTCCCGTTGCGGCACCCAGGTCAGCGACATCTTCCCCCACCTGCGCGATGTCATGGACGAAGTCTGCCTCGTCCGCAGCATGAAAGCCTCCCACTTCGACCACAGCGAAGCCACCCTCGGCATGCACACCGGCTCCCCCACCTTCGCCCGCCCCAGCATCGGCTCTTGGGTCAGCTACGGCCTCGGCACCTTCAATCAAAACCTCCCCAGCTTCGTTGTCATCGCCCCGCACCTCCCCTATGGCGGCACGCAAGTTTACGCCAGCGACTTCCTCCCCGCCATCCACCAAGGCACCCGCGTCATCCCCGGCGACAACCCCATCGCCAACCTCACCGCCCCCGCCGCCACACGCCACCTTCAGTCCACCGAACTCGACCTCGTCCACACCCTCAACCAAAAACACTTCGACGCCCGTCGCCACGACAGCGCGCTCGCCGCCCGCATCAAGTCCTTCGAAACCGCCGCCCACATGCAACAGGCCGCACCCGAAGCCTTCGACCTCACCCAGGAACCCGCCCACATCCGCAACCTCTACGGCCTCGACCGCAAAACCAAAGGCCCCGGTGCCGACTTCGCCTGGCAATGCCTCGTCGCCCGCCGCCTCGCCGAACGCGGCGTTCGTTTCATCGAACTCATCGACACCGGCTCCCGCCCCAACTGGGACTCCCACGGCGACATGAAAGAACACGCCGACCTCGCCTACAACGTCGACCAGCCCACCGCCGCCCTCATCACCGACCTCAAACAACGCGGCATGCTCGACGACACCATCATCCTTTGGGCCACCGAATTCGGCCGCACCCCGGCCAAGGAAGGCAAAAACGGACGAGGTCACCACCGCGACTGCTTCAGCATCTGGCTCGCCGGTGGCGGTTTCAAACCCGGTCACATCCACGGCAGCACCGACGATATCGGACGTTACACCGAATCCAATCCCGTTGAAGTCCACGACCTTCACGCCACCATCCTCCATCAACTCGGCATGGACCACGAAAAGCTCACTTACCGCCACGCCGGTCGTGACTTCCGCCTCACCGACGTCCACGGCCACATCATCAAAGACCTCCTCGCGTAATTTCCTCCACCGCGCGTCGAGCGACCGCACCAACCGCTAACAAAGGGACATCGTGCGTCATTGAGGGTCTGTGATAGAAAAAATTCCATCATCATTCTTTCCAAAGTTGGAACAGTTCACGCTTATCAGGCCCACTGATGAAATTGTCAGCCGTTGCCTTGTCATGTCTTCTCTTCCTCGCCCACGCTCTTACCACTGCGCAAGGCCAAGCTCCCGCCCGACAAATCATCAACGACGCCATCGTTGAAGAAGATCAGGCCAAAAAACGTGACCTGATCGGCAGCCTCAGCCTGCAGGCCGACGATACCATTCCAGGTTTGCTCAGCGCCTGGAGCGATGGTCAATATTTTCTCTACACCCCACCAGAAGGAGCCCCGATCGCCATCGAGCTAGGGGCCGAAAAAGACGCGGCAGGCACGGCTGCCGTCACGAAGATTTCCGATGGTCAGCCGCTGGTCGACCCCGCTGGCCAACCCGTTCGACTCAAGGCCGATCAGCTAACCTCCGTCAAAACCAACATCGGCATCCGCCGCGCCATCAAAGGCGTTCTCGACGTTCTTGAACTCGGTGCCACCGATCCGGTCAAACGCCTGCAAGCCGCCAAAACAGTCGGTTACTCACAAGCCCTAGAAAAACTTCCTCTTCTGGAAAAACGACTTGAAGCAGAGACCGATCCCGAAGTTCTCAAGGGCGTGAAAGAAGCCGTCGGACTCGTCAAAATCAAATCACCCGATGACAAAGTTAAACTGGAAGGCTTTCAACTCCTTCAAGAACTTCAAACCCTTGGCAGCTACGACCTCATCACCGCCGGGTTGAAACAAGCGGAAACCGCCAACAACCCCGAGCTTGTCGCCGCTGCCACCGCCGCCCTCAAATCCGTAGATAGCCACCGTTCCTTCGTAAACTTCTTCGGCACCATCTTCCGCGGCACCAGCCTTGGCAGCATTCTTCTCATTGCCTCCCTCGGCCTTGCCATCACCTTCGGTCTCATGGGTGTCATCAACATGGCCCACGGGGAAATGATCGCCGTTGGTGCCTACACCACTTATGTCGTTCAAAACGTGTTCGGGGCCGGTCTCGCCCTCTCTCCTTTCGGCTTCTCCATCATGATCCCCGGCATGCACGCCACCGGAGCTTGGTATCAAACTTACTTCCTGTTCGCGTTGCCTCTTAGCTTCATCGTTGCCGCCGGTGTCGGCATCCTCCTCGAACGCGGGGTCATTCAATTCCTCTACAGCCGTCCACTCGAAAGTCTTCTCGCCACCTGGGGTGTTTCCCTCGTTCTGCAACAGCTGTTCCGTCTCACCTTCGGTGCCAATAACGTGCAAGTCAGCAGCCCCGTTTATCTCAGCGGCAACTGGACCATCAACGACATCGTGTTCAACTGGAACCGCGTCTTCGTCATTGGTTTTGCCATCCTCATCGTCTTCGGCGTCTGGCTTATCCTCACCAAAACGCCGCTCGGCCTCCTCATCCGCGCGGTCATGCAAAACCGCAACATGGCCGCCTGCATGGGCGTCCGCACCAACCGCGTTAACATGATGACCTTCGGCCTCGGCTCCGGACTCGCCGGACTCGCCGGTGCCTTCCTCAGCCAAATCGGCAACGTCGGCCCGTCCCTCGGCCAGACTTACATTGTCGACTGCTTCATGACGGTGGTTGTTGGCGGCGTCGGCAACCTCGTCGGCACCGTCGTCAGCGCCGTTGGCATCGGCCTCGCCGATCAATCGATCCAGCAAATCCTGCTCAACCCAGTCATGGGCAAAGTGCTCGTGCTGCTCGCCATCATCCTCTTCCTGCAATGGCGCCCCGCCGGCATCTTCGTCACCCGCAGCCGCAGCCTCGACTAAAGCGTCAGCTTCAGTCTCATTCTTTAGCCTTTATCCCTTAGCCTTTATCCTTTCAACATGTCCCTAACCACCAGCACCTTCTTCAACAACAGGCGCAAGGCCGAGATCATCATCGTCGGCATCATCGCCATTCTGATGATCGTCGTGTTCCCGATTCTCAACTCCAACGGGGTGATCAGTAACTTCACCCTCAGC encodes:
- a CDS encoding transporter substrate-binding protein, encoding MNRRFFNSLLAASLATGALATTNVSAQETVKVGVLHSLSGTMAISETSLRDILMFAFDEINAAGGVLGKKIEPVVVDGASDWPLFAEKAKELLEVEKVAVTFGCWTSVSRKSVLPVYETNNGLLFYPVQYEGEEESKNVAYTAEAVNQQATPAVDYLLEQGYKKFYLIGTDYVYPQTTNLVLLEYLLSKGVPIENIGGGFTKDASGKIISAGKYTGFGHTDYQQIIAEIKQFAAGGEAAVISTLNGDTNVPFFKEYAAAGLTAETAPVVSFSISEDEFRGLPAKDLAGQLGCWTYFMSIDTPANKKFVADFQAWLAKSTVPGIVKEGRVTCSPMVLSYVGVYLWKAAVEKAGSFEVDKVREAWKSGISFEGPGGKVTTQPNMHLTKNVFIGETTTEGQFDILKEFKDVFGEPWLKGKFK
- a CDS encoding PSD1 and planctomycete cytochrome C domain-containing protein, with product MPFSPALFRATGLPASVLLLWLLLSTTLRAENRVDFTRDIQPIFNQHCVKCHGPDEQNGALRYDSKVAAFSQADSGHHAIVPGDPTKSQLLARISSTHPKDQMPPKGDRLSQTEINLLTRWIQSGASWPESADAITANADSEPGKNHWSFQPLIPTPPPAVKDPSWPRSPLDQFIQAKRESVNLTPVSDAAPAALIRRATYDLTGLPPTVDEVTAFVKACDPLANPQTAYAALIDRLLNRPTYGERWGRHWMDWIRYADTAGDNSDFPIPQAYLYRNYLIDAFNQDLPYAQFITEQLAGDLLPAANQEERNRLTIATGYLAMARRFGSLVEGYPQHLTIEDTLDNLGRTMLGLTISCARCHDHKFDPISARDYYGLYGIFASTRYPFPGIELFQTQRDLIPLIPASDVDKTLAPHQKKTDQLTRALEDLLAKSEQRAIANAALETQTTIDQQRKAQRELQSLYLQTRKAGENLAAHLKQLPPIPAAYAVREAKPVNARIQIKGEPERPGAEVPRKFPDILGGQQLPPALANTTSGRLQLAQWITHPDNPLTARVIVNRIWQRHFGTGLVPTPSDFGLRGTPPTHPELLDWLAQEFLNNGGSIKHLHRLIMTSRTYQLSSHDQDHESNLTRDPTNQLLWKFNRQRLDAESIRDTLLLVSGQLDPTPQTKPYPIPPSKNWKYTQHHPFKDDYPSNKRSLYQLTKRLTAQPYTQTFDGPDPNVCTTTRDQSVTSLQALFFVNNDFLHQQATHLASNLTSLKLSDSQRLHHTYLTLLARPPTNDETQLLLSHLETLLHKTDHDPTAAWSSLIRSLLRTNEFIYID
- the urtB gene encoding urea ABC transporter permease subunit UrtB gives rise to the protein MKLSAVALSCLLFLAHALTTAQGQAPARQIINDAIVEEDQAKKRDLIGSLSLQADDTIPGLLSAWSDGQYFLYTPPEGAPIAIELGAEKDAAGTAAVTKISDGQPLVDPAGQPVRLKADQLTSVKTNIGIRRAIKGVLDVLELGATDPVKRLQAAKTVGYSQALEKLPLLEKRLEAETDPEVLKGVKEAVGLVKIKSPDDKVKLEGFQLLQELQTLGSYDLITAGLKQAETANNPELVAAATAALKSVDSHRSFVNFFGTIFRGTSLGSILLIASLGLAITFGLMGVINMAHGEMIAVGAYTTYVVQNVFGAGLALSPFGFSIMIPGMHATGAWYQTYFLFALPLSFIVAAGVGILLERGVIQFLYSRPLESLLATWGVSLVLQQLFRLTFGANNVQVSSPVYLSGNWTINDIVFNWNRVFVIGFAILIVFGVWLILTKTPLGLLIRAVMQNRNMAACMGVRTNRVNMMTFGLGSGLAGLAGAFLSQIGNVGPSLGQTYIVDCFMTVVVGGVGNLVGTVVSAVGIGLADQSIQQILLNPVMGKVLVLLAIILFLQWRPAGIFVTRSRSLD
- a CDS encoding DUF1501 domain-containing protein, whose product is MHSHTRRQVLRSMFSSSLLMPGLLSELLASDNPNPIAPRGSHQKAKAKRLIMIYATGGVSHIDTFDPKPLTSKRDGSGSDKLMGNLFGAQPNSRCGTQVSDIFPHLRDVMDEVCLVRSMKASHFDHSEATLGMHTGSPTFARPSIGSWVSYGLGTFNQNLPSFVVIAPHLPYGGTQVYASDFLPAIHQGTRVIPGDNPIANLTAPAATRHLQSTELDLVHTLNQKHFDARRHDSALAARIKSFETAAHMQQAAPEAFDLTQEPAHIRNLYGLDRKTKGPGADFAWQCLVARRLAERGVRFIELIDTGSRPNWDSHGDMKEHADLAYNVDQPTAALITDLKQRGMLDDTIILWATEFGRTPAKEGKNGRGHHRDCFSIWLAGGGFKPGHIHGSTDDIGRYTESNPVEVHDLHATILHQLGMDHEKLTYRHAGRDFRLTDVHGHIIKDLLA